The Listeria sp. PSOL-1 genome includes a region encoding these proteins:
- a CDS encoding AI-2E family transporter, with the protein MNELTELFKKRGVRRIFVFILLAFVLYLLRSMMNIILLTFIFSFLITRLENFILKRVSIYRPIIVLVLYVLIATGLTFVVVTYSPVLADQLSQLFKFVNTFFTTNTNNDFVNYLIKTANEIDFMKYTEQGVQVAITYLKNLGAVAMNVFIALILSLFFSLGRTHLIRFTEQFATSKIDFIYEEMKYFGSKFTATFGKVIEAQFLIAIVNCVLTTIALWILGFPQLVTLSIMVFLLGLIPVAGVIISMIPLVIIAYTIGDIQYVIYILIVVVVIHALESYILNPKLMSAKTDLPVFYTFIILIFGEHLFGVWGLIIGIPVVMFFLDILGVTDRAEHLLEKTPKVKK; encoded by the coding sequence ATAAATGAATTAACAGAGCTATTTAAAAAACGTGGCGTAAGAAGGATATTTGTTTTTATTTTACTTGCTTTTGTTCTTTATTTACTGCGTAGCATGATGAATATTATTTTACTAACTTTTATTTTTTCATTTTTAATTACTCGTTTAGAGAATTTTATTTTAAAAAGGGTATCGATTTATCGACCAATTATCGTCCTTGTTTTATATGTGCTTATTGCAACTGGGCTAACGTTTGTCGTTGTTACGTATTCGCCTGTTTTAGCTGACCAGCTTAGCCAGTTGTTTAAATTTGTTAATACTTTTTTTACAACAAATACGAATAACGACTTCGTGAATTATCTTATCAAAACAGCGAATGAAATTGACTTTATGAAATATACTGAACAAGGTGTACAAGTGGCCATTACCTACTTAAAGAATCTTGGTGCAGTAGCTATGAATGTTTTTATCGCGCTTATTTTAAGTTTATTTTTCTCACTTGGAAGAACGCATTTAATTCGTTTTACAGAACAATTTGCTACAAGTAAAATTGATTTTATTTATGAAGAAATGAAATATTTTGGTAGTAAATTTACTGCGACATTTGGTAAAGTGATTGAAGCACAGTTTCTGATTGCGATTGTAAATTGTGTGCTGACAACAATTGCATTATGGATCCTTGGTTTCCCGCAGCTAGTCACACTTTCGATTATGGTCTTTTTACTTGGCTTGATCCCTGTTGCTGGAGTAATTATTTCAATGATTCCACTTGTTATCATCGCCTACACCATTGGAGACATCCAATATGTTATTTATATTCTTATTGTTGTTGTTGTGATTCATGCGCTTGAATCCTATATTTTAAACCCAAAGTTGATGTCAGCAAAAACGGATTTACCGGTGTTTTACACATTTATTATTTTAATATTTGGTGAGCACTTGTTTGGCGTTTGGGGTCTGATTATTGGGATTCCTGTTGTGATGTTTTTCTTAGATATTCTTGGTGTCACAGATCGTGCTGAACATTTACTTGAAAAAACCCCTAAAGTGAAAAAATAA
- a CDS encoding osmoprotectant ABC transporter substrate-binding protein encodes MKKKLILCVSLLLSFTVILAGCALPGLGGAGKDTIRIGSMTTTESQIVSNIVKELIEHDTGLNVELVNNLGSSVVQHQAMVNGDVDITATRYTGTDLVGPLKEAPIKDPKKALLAVQKGFQEKFHQTWFNSYGFANSYAFMVREDTAKEYHLKQISDMHSVQNQLVAGVDNSWMERQGDGYKAFSSDYHIDFKKIFPMQIGLIYTALKEKQMDVALGYSTDGRIPTYHLRVLKDDKKFFPPYDASPVATDQILKKHPAIKESLNKLAGTISTEEMQRLNYQADGKLKEPAVVAKEFLQKHNYFEKKK; translated from the coding sequence ATGAAGAAGAAACTGATTTTATGTGTAAGCTTGTTGTTATCCTTCACCGTTATTTTGGCTGGATGTGCACTTCCTGGACTTGGAGGTGCTGGAAAGGATACGATTCGTATTGGCTCAATGACGACCACTGAATCCCAAATTGTTTCAAATATTGTCAAGGAACTAATTGAGCATGATACAGGTTTAAATGTTGAGCTTGTTAATAACCTAGGTTCATCCGTTGTACAGCACCAAGCAATGGTTAATGGAGATGTTGATATTACCGCCACCCGCTATACAGGAACAGATCTTGTTGGTCCATTAAAAGAGGCACCCATCAAAGATCCTAAAAAAGCCCTTTTAGCTGTTCAAAAAGGCTTTCAAGAGAAATTTCATCAAACATGGTTTAATTCCTATGGATTCGCGAATAGCTATGCTTTTATGGTACGCGAGGATACCGCAAAAGAATATCATTTAAAACAAATAAGTGATATGCACTCTGTACAAAATCAATTAGTGGCAGGCGTTGACAATTCTTGGATGGAAAGACAAGGCGATGGCTATAAAGCATTTTCCAGCGATTATCATATCGACTTTAAAAAAATTTTTCCAATGCAAATCGGTTTGATTTACACCGCTTTAAAAGAAAAACAAATGGATGTTGCCTTAGGGTACTCAACAGATGGACGGATTCCAACATATCATTTACGCGTATTAAAAGATGATAAGAAATTTTTCCCTCCATACGACGCTTCACCGGTTGCAACAGATCAAATTTTGAAAAAACATCCTGCAATCAAAGAATCATTAAATAAGTTAGCAGGGACGATTTCAACAGAAGAAATGCAGCGTCTTAATTACCAAGCCGATGGGAAATTAAAAGAACCTGCAGTGGTTGCTAAAGAATTTCTACAAAAACATAACTACTTTGAGAAAAAGAAATAA
- a CDS encoding ABC transporter permease/substrate-binding protein codes for MNTLFQTFIERKDSLLTALIEHMQISFISLFIAVLIALPLGIFLTRHKRLSEPIIQIAAIFQTIPSLALLGLLIPIVGIGTLPAIVALVIYALLPILRNTYTGIKEVDPALMEAAHAMGMNRWRRLYKVQLPLAMPVIMAGIRTAMVLIIGTATLAALIGAGGLGDLILLGIDRNNNSLILLGAIPAALLAILFDFILRFLEKASFKSTLITISIGILLTAAIVIVPHLTTNKKEITIAGKLGSEPEILINMYKLVIEDETDLKVNLKPNMGKTSFLFNAVQSGNIDIYPEFTGTVLETFLKEKVKTHNAKAVYQQAKEGLNKKFAMSYLEPMKYNNTYTLAVSSQFAKQHHLEKISDLAPVEDQVKAGFTLEFKDRNDGYKGIQDKYGIQFANLKTMEPKLRYTAVKEGDIDLLDAYSTDSELEQYHLKVLTDDKKLFPPYQGAPLMLTKTLKKYPELKKPLNKLAGKITDAEMRKMNYEVNVENKSANEVAKQFLKTHHLLK; via the coding sequence ATGAATACGCTTTTTCAAACATTTATCGAACGTAAAGATAGCTTGTTAACAGCGCTTATTGAGCATATGCAGATTTCATTTATTTCATTATTTATTGCTGTTTTAATCGCTTTACCGCTTGGAATTTTTTTAACAAGACATAAGCGCTTATCCGAACCCATTATTCAAATTGCAGCTATTTTTCAAACGATACCCTCACTCGCATTACTTGGCTTACTTATACCGATTGTCGGAATTGGAACTCTTCCTGCAATCGTAGCACTTGTTATTTACGCGCTCTTGCCAATTTTACGAAATACATATACTGGCATTAAAGAAGTAGACCCTGCCCTCATGGAAGCCGCTCATGCAATGGGGATGAACAGATGGCGCAGACTTTACAAAGTACAACTACCTCTTGCTATGCCTGTGATTATGGCTGGAATTCGAACAGCGATGGTTCTTATCATTGGGACAGCAACTCTGGCCGCTTTAATTGGTGCTGGTGGGCTTGGGGATTTGATTTTACTTGGAATTGATCGGAATAACAATAGCTTGATTTTACTTGGTGCCATTCCAGCTGCGTTACTTGCGATTTTATTTGATTTCATTTTACGCTTCTTGGAAAAAGCCTCCTTTAAAAGCACTTTAATTACAATTTCAATTGGCATTCTACTTACAGCAGCCATTGTCATTGTTCCTCATCTAACGACAAACAAAAAAGAAATTACAATTGCAGGAAAACTTGGATCTGAACCTGAAATCTTAATTAATATGTACAAACTTGTCATTGAAGACGAAACTGATTTAAAAGTTAATTTAAAACCCAATATGGGGAAAACAAGTTTTTTATTCAATGCTGTGCAATCTGGAAATATTGATATTTATCCTGAGTTCACGGGTACGGTGCTTGAGACTTTCCTTAAAGAGAAAGTTAAAACGCATAACGCTAAAGCAGTTTATCAACAAGCAAAAGAAGGCTTAAATAAAAAATTCGCAATGAGCTATCTTGAGCCGATGAAATATAACAATACTTATACGCTAGCTGTTTCTAGTCAATTTGCTAAACAACATCATCTGGAAAAAATTAGTGACCTAGCTCCTGTTGAAGATCAAGTAAAAGCGGGCTTTACACTTGAATTCAAAGATCGTAATGATGGTTACAAAGGGATTCAAGATAAATATGGCATTCAATTTGCTAATTTAAAAACAATGGAGCCTAAATTGCGTTATACAGCCGTTAAAGAAGGCGACATCGATCTTTTAGATGCCTACTCAACGGATAGTGAGTTAGAACAGTATCATCTTAAAGTATTAACCGATGACAAAAAGCTCTTCCCACCTTACCAGGGCGCTCCGTTAATGCTCACTAAAACATTAAAAAAATACCCTGAATTAAAAAAACCACTAAATAAATTAGCCGGAAAAATAACTGATGCTGAAATGCGCAAGATGAATTATGAAGTGAACGTTGAAAATAAATCAGCAAATGAAGTGGCTAAACAATTTCTAAAAACGCATCATTTATTAAAATAA
- a CDS encoding ABC transporter ATP-binding protein yields the protein MIRFENVTKEYIEDKIAVDHINLDIKDGEFFVFIGPSGCGKTTTLKMINRLISLTDGTIYIKERPISDYDIHELRYNIGYVLQQIALFPHMTIEENIAIVPEMKKWSKEEIYNRTTELLEMVGLDPASYRTRKPEELSGGEQQRVGVVRALAANPSIILMDEPFSALDPLSRQKLQQDISNLQKKIKKTIVFVTHDMQEAIALGDRICLMQDGEIVQCDTPENILKNPETDFVRDFLESGNIVTPQLTPNDVFVRDLVERDFFLPYKKNDGEATISLDETVETLVKRLANEHIIPVMDEKKQMVGAISAQHVMKFMAEELAGGHKQ from the coding sequence ATGATTCGCTTTGAAAACGTTACAAAGGAATATATAGAAGATAAAATAGCTGTTGATCATATCAATCTTGATATTAAAGATGGAGAATTTTTTGTATTTATCGGCCCAAGTGGTTGCGGAAAAACAACGACGCTTAAAATGATCAATCGGCTTATCTCCCTCACAGATGGAACGATCTATATTAAAGAAAGACCAATCAGTGATTATGACATTCATGAATTGCGCTATAATATCGGTTATGTTCTACAACAAATTGCTCTTTTTCCGCATATGACGATTGAAGAAAATATTGCTATCGTTCCAGAAATGAAAAAATGGTCAAAAGAAGAAATTTATAACAGAACCACCGAATTACTTGAAATGGTTGGACTTGATCCTGCTAGCTACCGAACTCGGAAGCCAGAAGAATTGTCCGGTGGTGAACAACAGCGCGTTGGCGTCGTTCGAGCGCTTGCTGCTAATCCAAGTATTATTTTGATGGATGAACCATTTAGTGCGCTTGATCCCCTTTCACGGCAAAAATTACAACAAGATATTTCCAATTTACAGAAGAAAATAAAAAAAACAATTGTCTTTGTAACGCATGATATGCAAGAAGCGATTGCGCTTGGTGATCGGATTTGTTTAATGCAGGACGGAGAAATTGTGCAATGTGACACGCCAGAAAATATCTTAAAAAATCCTGAAACTGACTTTGTACGTGATTTTTTAGAATCAGGTAATATCGTAACCCCACAGCTTACGCCAAATGATGTGTTTGTACGAGACTTAGTTGAACGCGACTTCTTCTTACCTTACAAAAAAAACGATGGCGAAGCGACCATTTCATTAGACGAAACCGTTGAAACATTAGTAAAACGCTTAGCAAATGAGCATATTATTCCTGTTATGGATGAGAAAAAACAAATGGTTGGCGCCATTTCTGCACAGCATGTTATGAAATTTATGGCTGAAGAACTAGCAGGAGGTCACAAGCAATGA
- the murB gene encoding UDP-N-acetylmuramate dehydrogenase — protein sequence MILNDLKRINAKLLIQENEPLAHYTYTKTGGNADYFIRPKTSEEAAQVVKYCHDNHVPLTVLGNGSNLIIKDGGIRGVVLHLDLLDHIKRENTTIIAGSGAKLIQVSKAALDFQLSGLEFACGIPGSVGGALYMNAGAYGGEISDVLEEATVLTMSGELLQLNRKQLKAQYRHSTIAEKNYIVLEGKFALTLKEHVIIEAKMAELTEARESKQPLEYPSCGSVFKRPPGFFAGKLIQDSKLQGESIGGAQVSMKHAGFIVNTGDATATDYLRLIQHVQQIVFDKFGVLLETEVKIIGEDAKERTKNFDK from the coding sequence ATGATACTTAATGATTTAAAAAGAATAAATGCGAAACTTTTGATACAAGAAAATGAACCATTAGCTCATTACACATATACAAAAACGGGCGGTAATGCTGATTACTTCATCAGACCAAAAACAAGTGAAGAAGCGGCACAAGTTGTAAAGTACTGCCATGATAATCATGTGCCACTCACTGTTCTTGGAAACGGCTCGAATTTAATTATAAAAGATGGTGGCATTCGTGGCGTTGTTCTCCATCTTGATTTACTAGATCATATTAAACGTGAAAATACTACGATTATTGCTGGAAGTGGGGCAAAGCTAATTCAAGTTTCTAAAGCAGCACTTGATTTTCAGTTAAGCGGGCTAGAGTTTGCGTGTGGCATTCCAGGATCAGTAGGGGGCGCATTATATATGAACGCTGGTGCTTATGGTGGTGAGATTAGTGATGTATTAGAAGAGGCTACCGTCCTCACCATGTCTGGTGAGTTGCTTCAGCTTAATCGTAAACAACTAAAAGCGCAATACCGACATAGTACAATTGCTGAAAAAAACTATATCGTCTTAGAAGGAAAATTTGCTCTTACGCTTAAAGAACATGTAATCATTGAAGCGAAAATGGCAGAGTTAACAGAAGCGCGCGAATCGAAACAACCACTTGAATATCCTTCTTGCGGAAGTGTCTTTAAACGACCACCAGGCTTTTTTGCTGGTAAATTAATTCAAGACTCAAAACTTCAAGGAGAGTCGATCGGTGGGGCACAAGTATCCATGAAGCATGCTGGATTTATCGTCAATACAGGGGATGCAACGGCGACTGACTATTTGCGACTAATTCAACACGTGCAACAGATTGTTTTCGATAAATTTGGTGTGTTACTTGAAACCGAAGTAAAAATCATCGGAGAAGATGCTAAAGAGAGGACGAAGAATTTTGATAAATGA
- a CDS encoding peptide ABC transporter substrate-binding protein codes for MKRLTKYVSFLMAIVFLFITFTACENKSNKGNGSSKEANFLETSELLTLNTTADEDFASFTAQNQVFEGLYGLNEKDEFVPAVAKAMPVISEDQKTYTIHLRSNAKWSDGSKLTAADFVYAWRRAVDPKTATGYASLFKDTVKNATEINAGKLPATQLGVKAVDEETLKIELKKPVPYFLSLLSFETFFPQKEAFLKKQGDKYGTTASHTLYNGPFIMKEWQGNTAKSWVYAKNKNYWDKDNVKIDMIHVNVSKDINAGINLFETKEADLAPLSGEYAKRYKNRTDFKTEKDSMITYLRLNQKRDGEKTPLANNALRHAINLAIDKDQLTKEILGDGSFAANGWIPKDFTQNPETGADFRKDSGSHLVYNKSKAKEYFQQAKKELNMKQISLELLGDDQEVTKTLFTYLKDKWEANLPGLTVNIKTMPAKAAMQLTLDGHYDMSLSSWLPDFKDPWTYSSLFLSDYYNNSMSYSSPKYDQLVKSTDTELATKKQERYQAFIASEKVLLDEDAAIVPLYQHQTAVLQNPKLTGVRKHSFGSPYSFKYVRLK; via the coding sequence ATGAAACGCTTAACAAAATATGTATCCTTTTTAATGGCCATTGTTTTTTTATTCATTACTTTTACAGCTTGTGAAAATAAAAGTAACAAGGGAAATGGAAGCAGTAAAGAAGCAAACTTTCTTGAGACAAGCGAACTTTTGACATTAAATACAACGGCTGATGAAGACTTTGCTAGTTTTACAGCTCAAAATCAAGTATTTGAAGGATTATATGGATTAAATGAAAAAGATGAGTTTGTACCAGCTGTCGCAAAGGCAATGCCAGTCATTTCTGAGGACCAAAAAACGTATACCATTCATTTGCGCTCTAATGCAAAATGGTCAGATGGTTCAAAACTTACAGCAGCTGATTTTGTTTATGCGTGGAGAAGAGCAGTCGATCCAAAAACAGCAACTGGATATGCATCGCTTTTCAAAGACACAGTCAAAAATGCCACAGAAATCAATGCTGGAAAACTCCCTGCAACACAATTGGGTGTAAAGGCAGTAGATGAAGAAACACTTAAAATAGAACTTAAAAAGCCTGTTCCTTATTTCCTTTCACTGCTTTCTTTTGAAACATTTTTTCCACAAAAAGAAGCTTTTCTCAAAAAACAAGGAGATAAATATGGAACAACAGCTAGTCATACATTGTACAATGGTCCTTTTATCATGAAAGAATGGCAGGGAAATACTGCTAAATCATGGGTTTATGCAAAAAACAAAAATTATTGGGATAAAGATAACGTAAAAATAGATATGATTCATGTGAATGTGTCCAAAGATATTAATGCTGGGATTAATTTATTTGAAACAAAAGAAGCTGATCTTGCTCCTTTATCAGGAGAATATGCAAAACGCTATAAAAACCGCACTGATTTTAAAACAGAGAAAGATTCGATGATCACTTATTTACGACTCAACCAAAAACGTGATGGCGAAAAGACACCACTTGCAAATAATGCTTTACGTCATGCAATAAACTTAGCGATTGATAAAGATCAGTTAACAAAAGAAATCCTTGGTGATGGCTCTTTTGCTGCCAATGGTTGGATTCCAAAAGATTTCACACAAAACCCCGAAACAGGTGCTGATTTCAGGAAAGATAGCGGGTCCCATTTAGTTTATAACAAAAGCAAGGCCAAAGAATACTTCCAGCAAGCCAAAAAAGAATTAAATATGAAGCAAATATCACTTGAACTTCTTGGCGATGATCAGGAAGTAACGAAAACACTATTTACTTATTTAAAAGATAAGTGGGAAGCAAACCTTCCTGGCTTAACTGTCAACATCAAAACGATGCCTGCAAAAGCGGCGATGCAGCTTACGCTTGATGGCCATTACGATATGTCACTTAGTTCATGGCTTCCAGATTTTAAAGATCCGTGGACGTATAGCAGCTTATTTTTATCGGATTATTATAACAACAGCATGAGCTATAGTAGCCCTAAATATGATCAGCTTGTGAAATCAACCGATACTGAACTTGCAACAAAGAAACAGGAGCGCTATCAAGCATTTATTGCGTCTGAAAAAGTTTTACTTGATGAAGATGCGGCAATTGTGCCTCTTTATCAGCATCAAACAGCTGTTTTACAAAATCCTAAGTTAACAGGAGTTAGAAAGCATTCATTTGGCTCTCCTTATAGTTTTAAATATGTAAGATTAAAATAA
- a CDS encoding ABC transporter permease, whose amino-acid sequence METLKQLINYYDTNGSYVLIEFWRHFLMSIYGVLFASIVAIPVGIYIARNKRLAGWVIQIANIIQTIPALAMLAVLMLIMGLGTNTVIIALFLYSLLPILKNTYTGIKNVDGALLESGRAMGMTKWQVLRLVELPLALSVIMAGIRNALVIAIGVAAIGTFIGAGGLGDIIVRGTNATNGTAIILAGAIPTAIMAILADILLGFVERLLSPIKNKKKSFTQAL is encoded by the coding sequence ATGGAGACATTAAAACAGTTAATCAATTATTATGATACAAATGGCAGTTATGTACTGATCGAATTCTGGCGCCACTTTCTGATGAGTATTTATGGTGTCCTTTTTGCGAGCATTGTGGCGATTCCAGTAGGTATTTACATTGCAAGAAATAAACGTTTAGCTGGTTGGGTGATTCAAATAGCGAATATCATCCAAACAATCCCTGCTTTAGCAATGCTTGCTGTGTTGATGTTAATCATGGGCTTAGGTACAAATACCGTTATTATCGCACTGTTCTTGTACTCTTTACTGCCCATTTTAAAAAACACATATACTGGGATTAAAAATGTGGATGGGGCATTGCTTGAGTCTGGACGAGCCATGGGGATGACGAAATGGCAGGTGCTTAGGTTAGTTGAATTGCCACTTGCTTTATCTGTTATTATGGCTGGTATCAGAAATGCCCTTGTTATTGCTATTGGTGTTGCTGCCATTGGGACATTTATCGGCGCTGGTGGGCTTGGGGATATTATTGTTCGTGGTACAAATGCGACCAATGGAACGGCTATTATTTTAGCAGGAGCCATTCCAACAGCAATCATGGCCATTCTAGCTGATATTCTACTCGGTTTTGTTGAGCGTTTACTAAGTCCTATTAAAAATAAGAAAAAATCGTTTACACAAGCTTTATGA